In a genomic window of Helianthus annuus cultivar XRQ/B chromosome 10, HanXRQr2.0-SUNRISE, whole genome shotgun sequence:
- the LOC110886069 gene encoding coatomer subunit gamma-2 codes for MAQYVKKDDDRDEEAEYSPFSGIEKGAVLQEARVFNDPQLDSRRCSQVITKLLYLLNQGDTFTKTEATEVFFSVTKLFQARDVGLRRMVYLIIKELSPSADEVIIVTSSLMKDMNSKTDVYRANAIRVLCRITDGTLLTQIERYLKQAIVDKNPVVASAALVSGIHLLQTNPEIVKRWSNEVQEAVQSRAALVQFHALALLQQIRQNDRLAVSKLVTSLTKGTVRSPLAQCLLIRYTSQVIRESSMNSQTGDRPFYDYLEGCLRHKSEMVIFEAARAITELSGVTSRELTPAITVLQLFLSSSKPVLRFAAVRTLNKVAMTHPMAVTTCNIDMESLISDQNRSIATLAITTLLKTGNESGVDRLMKQITNFMSDIADEFKIVVVDAIRSLCLKFPLKFRTLMGFLSNILREEGGFEYKKAIVDSIVTIIREIPDAKESGLLHLCEFIEDCEFTYLSTQILHFLGIEGPKTSDPSKYIRYIYNRVILENATVRASAVSTLAKFGAMVDSLKPRIFVLLRRCLYDNDDEVRDRATLYLNTIGGDGSVVETDKDVKEFLFGALDLPLANLETSLKNYEPSEEPFDIRSVSREVKSQPFAEKKAAAKKPTGLGAPPAGPTSAVDTYDKLLLSIPEFSTFGQLFKSSAPVELTEAETEYAVNVVKHIFDRHVVFQYNCTNTIPEQLLEDVTILVDASEAEEFEEVATKPLKSLPYDTPGQTYVAFEKPEGVPAVGKFSNVLRFMVKEVDPSTGEAEEDGVEDEYQLEEFEVVAADYMLKVGVSNFRNAWESLGPDFERVDEYGLGPRESLKEAVSTVINLLGMQPCEGTEVVAANSRSHTCLLSGVYIGNVKVLVRLSFGVDSAKEVAMKLAVRSEDEGVSDAIHELVAN; via the exons ATGGCGCAGTACGTGAAGAAAGACGATGATCGTGACGAGGAAG CTGAGTACTCTCCCTTCTCTGGAATCGAGAAAGGAGCAGTTCTTCAGGAAGCTAGGGTCTTTAACGATCCTCAATTGGATTCGAGGAGGTGTTCGCAG GTTATCACAAAGCTGCTTTATCTCTTGAATCAAGGTGATACCTTCACAAAG ACTGAAGCCACAGAAGTTTTCTTTTCAGTAACAAAACTTTTCCAGGCTAGAGATGTCGGATTAAGAAGAATGGTTTATTTGATTATAAAGGAGCTCTCTCCCTCTGCGGATGAG GTTATTATTGTCACAAGCTCCCTTATGAAAGACATGAATAGCAAGACCGATGTGTATCGGGCAAATGCTATTCGTGTTCTCTGTCGCATTACAGATGGAACACTTCTTACTCAAATTGAGAGATACTTAAAGCAAGCTATTGTTGACAAAAACCCTGTAGTAGCCAGTGCAGCGTTAGTCAGTGGTATCCATTTGCTCCAG ACAAACCCAGAGATTGTGAAAAGATGGAGCAATGAGGTACAAGAAGCCGTTCAATCAAGGGCCGCACTTGTTCAATTTCATGCACTTGCTTTACTCCAACAG ATAAGACAAAACGATCGGTTAGCTGTGAGCAAATTAGTGACCAGCTTGACAAAGGGCACTGTTCGTTCACCTCTGGCTCAATGCCTGCTGATTCGTTACACCAGCCAG GTTATTAGGGAGTCAAGCATGAACAGTCAAACTGGGGACCGCCCTTTTTATGACTATTTGGAAGGTTGTCTACGCCACAAATCAGAGATGGTCATTTTTGAAGCAGCAAGGGCCATAACGGAATTAAGCGGTGTTACTAGCCGAGAATTGACCCCTGCAATTACTGTCCTACAACTTTTCTTGAGTTCATCTAAGCCCGTACTTCGGTTTGCTGCTGTTCGAACATTAAACAAG GTGGCAATGACTCATCCAATGGCTGTAACTACCTGTAACATAGATATGGAGAGCTTGATTTCTGACCAAAATAGAAGTATTGCAACCCTTGCCATTACCACACTTCTCAAAACAGGAAATGAATCAGGTGTTGATCGTCTGATGAAACAAATTACCAACTTCATGTCTGACATTGCCGACGAGTTCAAAATTGTCGTGGTTGATGCCATTAGATCATTGTGTTTGAAGTTCCCTCTTAAGTTCAGAACATT GATGGGTTTCTTGAGCAACATCCTAAGGGAAGAAGGTGGATTTGAGTACAAGAAAGCAATTGTCGATTCAATCGTAACTATCATAAGAGAAATTCCAGATGCAAAAGAGAGTGGGCTTCTTCACCTGTGTGAATTCATTGAGGACTGTGAATTTACATATCTTTCAACACAG ATTCTCCATTTTCTTGGTATCGAGGGACCAAAGACATCAGATCCCAGCAAATACATTCGGTATATATATAACCGTGTCATTCTTGAAAATGCAACTGTTCGAGCTAGTGCAGTGAGCACTTTGGCAAAGTTTGGTGCTATGGTTGACTCGTTAAAG CCCCGTATTTTTGTTCTGTTGAGGCGCTGTTTATACGATAACGATGATGAG GTTCGTGACAGGGCTACGCTATATTTAAATACTATTGGAGGTGACGGTTCTGTTGTTGAAACTGATAAAGACGTAAAGGAATTTTTGTTTGGGGCATTGGATCTTCCACTTGCCAACCTTGAAACTAGTTTGAAAAACTAT GAACCGTCAGAAGAACCCTTTGATATCCGTTCTGTATCAAGGGAGGTTAAATCTCAGCCATTTGCAGAGAAAAAAGCTGCTGCTAAAAAGCCAACTGGTCTTGGTGCTCCTCCTGCGGGCCCCACTTCAGCCGTTGATACTTATGACAAGCTGCTGTTGTCAATTCCGGAGTTCTCAACTTTTGGACAGCTTTTCAAG TCATCTGCACCGGTGGAGCTCACTGAAGCCGAAACAGAGTATGCAGTTAACGTAGTTAAACACATATTCGATAGGCACGTTGTGTTCCAGTACAACTGTACCAATACCATTCCTGAACAGTTATTGGAAGAT GTTACCATTCTTGTGGATGCTTCAGAAGCAGAAGAATTTGAAGAAGTAGCAACTAAACCATTAAAGTCCCTACCGTATGATACACCAGGACAAACGTATGTTGCGTTCGAGAAACCGGAAGGGGTTCCTGCTGTTGGCAAATTCTCCAACGTGTTGCGGTTTATGGTTAAAGAG GTTGATCCGTCAACCGGTGAGGCTGAGGAAGACGGTGTGGAAGATGAATACCAACTGGAGGAATTTGAGGTTGTTGCAGCAGACTACATGCTTAAAGTTGGGGTTTCCAATTTCAGGAATGCATGGGAAAGTTTGGGCCCGGATTTTGAACGGGTTGATGAGTATGGGCTTGGCCCAAGGGAGAGTCTGAAAGAAGCAGTTAGTACTGTTATCAATCTTCTTGGCATGCAACCTTGCGAG GGCACGGAGGTGGTTGCGGCGAACTCAAGATCACACACATGCTTGTTATCAGGTGTGTACATAGGCAACGTGAAGGTACTTGTTCGATTATCGTTCGGAGTAGATAGCGCAAAAGAGGTGGCAATGAAACTTGCTGTTAGATCAGAGGATGAAGGTGTAAGTGATGCAATTCATGAACTAGTAGCCAACTAG